One region of Bosea sp. 29B genomic DNA includes:
- a CDS encoding metalloregulator ArsR/SmtB family transcription factor gives MTAIVSKALETELRDGAEFSPELDQLMRKARKASDFLKALSHENRLLLLCLLAERERTVTELENLLSLRQPMVSQQLARLRLDQLVTTRRDGKAIYYSLASDDVRRVIAVIYDIFCNPPGTEAGKS, from the coding sequence ATGACCGCGATCGTCTCGAAAGCGCTCGAAACTGAACTGCGCGATGGCGCCGAGTTCTCGCCCGAGCTTGACCAGCTGATGCGCAAGGCCCGCAAGGCCAGCGATTTCCTGAAAGCCCTCTCGCATGAGAACCGGCTGCTGCTGCTCTGCCTGCTGGCCGAGCGGGAGCGCACCGTGACCGAGCTCGAGAACCTGCTCTCGCTGCGCCAGCCCATGGTCTCGCAGCAGCTCGCGCGCCTGCGCCTCGACCAGCTCGTCACCACCCGCCGCGACGGCAAGGCAATCTATTACAGCCTCGCCAGCGACGATGTCCGACGCGTCATCGCCGTGATCTACGACATCTTCTGCAATCCGCCCGGAACCGAAGCCGGAAAATCGTGA
- a CDS encoding 2-dehydropantoate 2-reductase, whose product MSALRISILGAGAMGSLFGGLLAEAGHEVELIDVNPAQIAAVREHGLLIRNDAGERRLTLPILRPEEATTQPDWLIVFTKAMHTQGALAAARHLIGPQTRLLSLQNGLGNAEKLAGFADASRIAIGMTTVPADLVAPGEVHSHGESKTRVVMVDGSTDAALDELAAALDAAGLPCAADPDAVVAIWEKVAFNVALNSLCAVTRRTVGGLGSASDGRRLAHAVASEVLAVAQAEGLAVLPERSHATIDHALDHHGGHKPSMLQDLLAKRPTEIETLNGAVVRIAEKHGIAVARTEALYALVKMAEQDA is encoded by the coding sequence ATGAGCGCCCTGCGCATTTCCATTCTTGGCGCCGGCGCGATGGGCTCGCTGTTCGGCGGGCTCCTGGCCGAGGCCGGGCATGAGGTCGAGCTCATCGACGTCAACCCGGCCCAGATCGCGGCGGTGCGCGAGCATGGGCTGCTGATCCGCAACGATGCCGGCGAACGGCGGCTGACGCTCCCGATCTTGCGGCCGGAGGAGGCGACGACGCAGCCTGACTGGCTGATCGTCTTCACCAAGGCGATGCATACGCAGGGCGCGCTGGCGGCGGCCAGGCATCTCATCGGGCCGCAGACACGCCTGCTCAGTCTACAGAACGGCCTCGGCAATGCCGAGAAGCTGGCGGGCTTCGCCGATGCCTCGCGCATTGCCATCGGCATGACCACCGTCCCGGCCGATCTCGTCGCCCCCGGCGAGGTGCATTCGCACGGCGAGAGCAAGACCCGCGTCGTCATGGTCGACGGCAGCACGGACGCCGCGCTCGATGAGCTGGCGGCGGCGCTGGACGCGGCGGGGTTGCCCTGCGCTGCTGATCCCGATGCGGTCGTCGCGATCTGGGAGAAGGTCGCCTTCAATGTCGCGTTGAACAGCCTCTGCGCGGTGACGCGGCGCACGGTCGGCGGCCTCGGCAGCGCATCGGACGGGCGCCGGCTCGCTCACGCCGTCGCCAGCGAGGTTCTCGCGGTCGCGCAGGCGGAGGGCCTCGCGGTCCTGCCCGAGCGCAGCCATGCGACGATCGACCATGCGCTCGACCATCATGGCGGGCACAAACCCTCGATGCTGCAGGACCTGCTGGCGAAGCGTCCGACCGAGATCGAGACGCTGAACGGCGCCGTCGTCCGTATCGCCGAAAAGCACGGCATCGCGGTGGCGCGGACCGAGGCGCTCTACGCCCTCGTGAAAATGGCGGAACAGGACGCATGA
- a CDS encoding heavy-metal-associated domain-containing protein, with amino-acid sequence MCSCQQHSTTTSATMPDPGGAISFRVEDMTCGHCAGTIKQAVEGKVPGASVTADPGSKLVSVQGSADVAAIRSAITAAGYTPSAELVG; translated from the coding sequence ATGTGCTCCTGCCAGCAGCATTCGACCACCACCTCGGCCACAATGCCCGATCCCGGCGGTGCTATCAGCTTTCGCGTCGAGGACATGACCTGCGGCCACTGCGCCGGCACGATCAAGCAAGCGGTCGAGGGCAAGGTCCCCGGCGCCTCCGTCACCGCCGATCCCGGCTCGAAGCTGGTCAGCGTGCAGGGCAGCGCCGATGTCGCCGCGATCAGGTCTGCCATCACCGCGGCCGGCTATACGCCGAGCGCGGAACTGGTCGGTTGA
- a CDS encoding DUF411 domain-containing protein, which produces MTKELTLSRRALLVGAAAFGLSRSASAAETLPKMVVTRDPNCGCCGNWVKHVQAAGFPVEVVEVPDVAPLKTKLGVPDALASCHTAEIGGYVLEGHVPADAIKRLLAEKPKVTGLAVAGMPVGSPGMEVPGQAPDSYDVVVFSAGRQNVFARYRGAQPI; this is translated from the coding sequence ATGACGAAGGAACTCACCCTCTCCCGCCGCGCGCTGCTGGTTGGCGCCGCCGCATTCGGGCTGTCGCGCTCCGCCAGCGCCGCCGAGACGCTGCCGAAGATGGTCGTGACGCGCGATCCGAATTGCGGCTGCTGCGGCAACTGGGTCAAGCATGTGCAGGCGGCAGGCTTCCCGGTCGAGGTGGTCGAGGTCCCGGACGTCGCGCCGCTGAAGACGAAGCTCGGCGTGCCCGACGCGCTCGCCTCCTGCCACACCGCCGAGATCGGCGGCTATGTGCTGGAAGGCCATGTCCCGGCCGATGCGATCAAGCGCCTGCTCGCCGAGAAGCCGAAGGTGACCGGCCTCGCCGTCGCCGGCATGCCGGTCGGCTCGCCCGGCATGGAAGTGCCGGGGCAGGCGCCCGACAGCTACGACGTCGTCGTCTTCTCGGCCGGCCGGCAGAACGTCTTCGCGCGCTATCGCGGGGCGCAGCCGATCTGA
- a CDS encoding thioredoxin family protein, whose product MITRRGLLASTVVAMSAAPALAKAKLGEDGLYQEDWYLESFLDLAEDLTNASQSGKRFAILWGLRNCPACRRMHEVHLADPATEAYIRDNFAVLHLNILGSRDVTDFGGGKLSEKALAKHYGIEGTPAIQFFPASANGLAAKPPKEREVARMASLPEPQAFIAQFRAVKNGV is encoded by the coding sequence ATGATCACACGACGCGGCCTGCTGGCAAGCACGGTGGTGGCGATGTCGGCGGCGCCGGCCCTGGCCAAGGCGAAGCTCGGCGAGGACGGGCTCTATCAGGAAGACTGGTATCTGGAGAGCTTCCTCGATCTCGCCGAGGACCTGACCAATGCTAGCCAAAGCGGTAAGCGCTTCGCGATCCTCTGGGGCCTGCGCAACTGCCCGGCCTGCCGGCGCATGCACGAGGTCCACCTCGCCGACCCGGCGACCGAAGCCTATATCCGCGACAATTTCGCGGTGCTGCACCTCAACATCCTCGGCTCACGCGACGTCACCGATTTCGGCGGCGGCAAGCTGAGCGAGAAGGCGCTCGCCAAGCATTACGGCATCGAGGGCACGCCGGCGATCCAGTTCTTCCCGGCCAGCGCCAACGGGCTCGCGGCGAAGCCACCGAAAGAGCGCGAGGTTGCGCGCATGGCCTCGCTGCCCGAGCCGCAGGCCTTCATCGCCCAGTTCCGCGCTGTCAAGAACGGCGTGTGA
- a CDS encoding YeeE/YedE family protein — MIELPAWGAALAGVAVGAACGFTVRRARLCSFGAVEDAWMGGDTRRLRIFGLALAIALIGTQALIGLHLLDPANSTYVQPALPWLSIAVGSTLFGLGMALVGTCGFGSLIRLGSGDLRSLIVMMVFGAVAYATLRGMFAPIRIEVLEKVYWPLPGGLKGDLAGILSYLGAPAARVLITAAGALALIAIVAIDPRLRRSPRLLLAGATLGLAVVAGWWVTGVAVDAFDTVPRAQSLTFVSPVGRALYAVLSVPSALLEFGIGTLAGVTLGSFLSALYDREFRWEAFDDDREMRRHLLGAVLMGGGGVLAGGCTIGQGISAGSMLALSWPLAIAGMMIGARIGIAFLVEGSIRGLWQRG; from the coding sequence ATGATCGAGCTGCCGGCCTGGGGCGCGGCACTGGCGGGCGTGGCCGTGGGTGCCGCCTGTGGGTTCACCGTCCGCCGCGCCCGGCTGTGCTCCTTCGGCGCGGTCGAGGATGCCTGGATGGGCGGCGACACTCGCCGCCTCAGGATCTTCGGCCTTGCACTGGCGATCGCGCTCATCGGCACGCAAGCGCTGATCGGGCTGCATCTGCTCGACCCCGCCAATTCCACCTATGTCCAGCCGGCGTTGCCCTGGCTGTCGATCGCGGTCGGCAGCACGCTGTTCGGTCTCGGGATGGCGCTGGTCGGCACCTGCGGCTTCGGCTCGCTGATCCGGCTCGGCTCGGGCGACCTGCGCAGCCTGATCGTGATGATGGTGTTCGGCGCGGTCGCCTATGCGACGCTGCGCGGCATGTTTGCGCCGATCCGGATCGAGGTGCTGGAGAAGGTCTATTGGCCGCTGCCCGGCGGCCTCAAGGGCGACCTTGCCGGCATCCTGAGCTATCTCGGCGCCCCGGCTGCACGTGTCCTGATCACCGCTGCCGGCGCGCTCGCCCTGATCGCCATCGTCGCCATCGACCCGCGGCTGCGGCGTTCGCCACGATTGCTGCTCGCTGGGGCGACGCTCGGCCTCGCTGTGGTCGCCGGCTGGTGGGTGACCGGCGTCGCCGTCGATGCCTTCGACACCGTGCCGCGGGCGCAGAGCCTGACCTTCGTCTCGCCGGTCGGGCGGGCGCTCTATGCCGTGCTGAGCGTGCCCTCGGCCCTGCTCGAATTCGGGATCGGCACGCTCGCCGGCGTGACGCTCGGCTCATTCCTGTCGGCGCTCTATGACCGCGAATTCCGCTGGGAAGCGTTCGACGATGACCGCGAGATGCGCCGCCATCTCCTCGGCGCTGTGCTGATGGGCGGCGGCGGCGTACTCGCCGGTGGCTGCACGATCGGGCAGGGTATCTCGGCCGGCTCGATGCTGGCCCTGTCCTGGCCGCTGGCGATCGCCGGCATGATGATCGGCGCGCGGATCGGCATCGCCTTCCTGGTGGAAGGCTCGATCAGGGGGCTGTGGCAGCGCGGCTGA
- a CDS encoding chromate transporter, which translates to MSETDVPRPTPLQLFLIFARIGLTSFGGGLSGWMLREFVQRRRLLSEEDFLNGLSIAQALPGVNVTNMAIWIGYRLAGRAGAAVSWLGIVVPAAIVIVLIGSAFASISGYALSHVALDGAAAAAIGLSLAMGLTAARRVPRRIFPLAVMAATFIAVVVLHWPLLWTVLGIGSLSIAVAYHQG; encoded by the coding sequence ATGTCCGAGACAGATGTCCCGCGGCCGACGCCGCTGCAGCTCTTCCTGATCTTCGCCCGGATCGGCCTGACCAGCTTCGGCGGCGGCCTCAGCGGATGGATGCTGCGGGAGTTCGTCCAGCGCCGCCGTCTGCTGAGCGAGGAGGATTTCCTCAACGGCCTCTCGATCGCGCAGGCGCTGCCGGGGGTCAACGTCACCAACATGGCGATCTGGATCGGCTACCGGCTCGCGGGGCGGGCCGGCGCCGCCGTCTCCTGGCTCGGCATCGTCGTCCCGGCCGCGATCGTCATCGTCCTGATCGGCAGCGCCTTCGCCTCGATTTCAGGCTATGCGCTCAGCCATGTCGCACTCGACGGCGCGGCCGCCGCGGCGATCGGCCTCTCGCTGGCGATGGGATTGACGGCGGCGCGCCGGGTGCCGCGGCGGATCTTCCCGCTCGCCGTTATGGCCGCGACCTTCATCGCGGTCGTGGTGCTGCACTGGCCGCTGCTCTGGACCGTGCTGGGCATCGGTTCGCTCAGCATCGCCGTCGCCTACCATCAGGGCTGA
- a CDS encoding thioredoxin family protein gives MYTRNGCPFCLRFEREVAPVYAKTREGKAAPLRRIDLPAGGVRGEGLREPVIATPTFVLVEEGEEVGRITGYLNDDMFWGLLGRLVAVIETPDQVQRSGTQTQ, from the coding sequence ATGTACACGCGCAATGGCTGCCCGTTCTGCCTGCGCTTCGAGCGCGAGGTCGCGCCGGTTTATGCGAAGACGCGTGAGGGCAAGGCGGCGCCGCTGCGGCGGATCGACCTGCCGGCCGGTGGCGTGCGCGGCGAGGGGCTGCGCGAGCCGGTCATCGCGACGCCCACCTTCGTGCTGGTGGAGGAAGGCGAGGAAGTCGGCCGCATCACCGGCTATCTCAACGACGACATGTTCTGGGGTTTGCTCGGGCGGCTGGTTGCTGTCATTGAGACTCCCGACCAGGTTCAACGATCAGGCACGCAGACCCAATGA
- a CDS encoding TRAP transporter small permease gives MQEPVPGVPANDPIIFGPSGRVLLAVAKVLAIIGGLLFVGLVVMSIVSIVGRKLFSAPVPGDVELLQMIAAAASAAFFAYCHLNHGDVKVDFFTAAAPPWVNHALDAFGSLLVGLVGAVITWRVYVGAVGTRQDGETSAILDIPIWWAQIAMVPGFALLALAGFYMATRHAQEATRRGEIRG, from the coding sequence ATGCAGGAACCCGTGCCGGGCGTGCCGGCGAACGATCCGATCATCTTCGGGCCGTCGGGGCGCGTGCTGCTGGCGGTCGCCAAGGTCCTGGCGATCATCGGAGGGCTGCTCTTCGTCGGCCTCGTCGTGATGTCGATCGTCTCGATCGTCGGCCGCAAGCTGTTCTCTGCTCCCGTTCCCGGCGATGTCGAGCTCCTGCAGATGATCGCGGCCGCGGCTTCCGCCGCCTTCTTCGCCTATTGCCATCTCAACCATGGCGACGTGAAGGTCGACTTCTTCACGGCCGCCGCCCCGCCCTGGGTCAACCATGCGCTCGACGCCTTCGGCTCGCTGCTGGTCGGGCTCGTCGGCGCGGTCATCACCTGGCGCGTCTATGTCGGCGCGGTCGGTACCCGTCAGGACGGCGAAACCTCGGCGATCCTCGACATACCCATCTGGTGGGCGCAGATCGCGATGGTGCCGGGCTTCGCACTGCTGGCGCTGGCCGGCTTCTACATGGCGACACGCCATGCCCAGGAAGCGACGCGCCGCGGGGAGATCCGTGGATGA
- a CDS encoding aldehyde dehydrogenase produces MTSTETINLLIGGKAVAATGGRVFERRNPLDGSVASRAAAATPDDARAAVDAAARAFPAWSQTSPAKRRELLVKGAHALEARAADFTAAMSAETGASAIWAGFNVHLAADMLIEAASLTTQISGEVIPSNVPGSLAMAVRQPAGVVLGMAPWNAPVILATRAVAVPLACGNTVVLKGSELCPRTHGLIIAALQEAGLPEGVVNFVTNAPEDAAEVVAAMVGHPAVRRVNFTGSTHVGRIIAKLCAEHLKPVVLELGGKAPALVLDDADLDAAVAGIAFGAFANSGQICMSTERIVVDSKIADDFVARLAAKAQKLPLGDPRKGPVVLGSVVDMKAVERCNALIDDALAKGATLVCGGKAETTLFPATLLDHVTPAMRIYGEESFGPVKAIVRVDGEEAAIACANDNPYGLSAAVFTGDTARGWRVAARIESGICHVNGPTVHDEAQMPFGGVKNSGYGRFGGRAGIEAFTELRWLTLQTTPRHYPF; encoded by the coding sequence ATGACCAGCACCGAGACCATCAATCTCCTGATCGGCGGCAAGGCGGTCGCGGCGACCGGCGGGCGCGTCTTCGAACGGCGTAATCCGCTCGACGGCTCCGTCGCCAGCCGTGCCGCAGCGGCGACGCCGGACGATGCACGCGCAGCGGTCGATGCCGCCGCCCGCGCCTTCCCCGCCTGGTCGCAGACGTCCCCCGCGAAGCGCCGCGAATTGCTGGTCAAGGGCGCGCATGCGCTGGAGGCCCGCGCCGCCGACTTCACCGCCGCGATGTCGGCCGAGACCGGCGCTTCCGCCATCTGGGCCGGCTTCAACGTCCATCTCGCCGCCGACATGCTGATCGAGGCAGCCTCCTTGACGACGCAGATCAGTGGCGAGGTCATCCCTTCCAACGTCCCGGGCAGCCTCGCCATGGCGGTGCGCCAGCCGGCCGGCGTCGTGCTCGGCATGGCGCCGTGGAACGCGCCGGTCATCCTCGCCACCCGCGCCGTCGCGGTGCCGCTTGCCTGCGGCAACACCGTCGTGCTGAAGGGTTCGGAGCTCTGCCCGCGCACCCATGGGCTGATCATCGCGGCGCTGCAGGAAGCGGGGCTGCCGGAGGGCGTCGTCAACTTCGTCACCAATGCGCCGGAGGACGCCGCCGAGGTCGTCGCGGCGATGGTCGGACATCCGGCGGTGCGGCGGGTCAACTTCACCGGCTCGACCCATGTCGGGCGGATCATCGCGAAACTCTGCGCCGAGCATCTGAAGCCGGTGGTGCTGGAACTCGGCGGCAAGGCGCCGGCACTTGTGCTCGACGATGCTGATCTCGATGCGGCGGTCGCCGGCATCGCCTTCGGCGCCTTCGCCAATTCCGGCCAGATCTGCATGTCGACCGAGCGCATCGTGGTCGACAGCAAGATCGCCGACGATTTCGTCGCGCGGCTCGCCGCGAAAGCGCAGAAGCTCCCACTCGGCGATCCCCGCAAGGGGCCGGTGGTGCTCGGCTCGGTCGTCGACATGAAGGCGGTCGAGCGCTGCAACGCCCTGATCGACGACGCGCTCGCCAAGGGCGCGACTTTGGTCTGCGGCGGCAAGGCGGAGACGACCTTGTTCCCGGCGACGCTGCTCGACCATGTCACTCCGGCGATGCGGATCTATGGCGAGGAGAGCTTCGGCCCGGTCAAGGCGATCGTGCGCGTCGACGGCGAGGAGGCGGCGATCGCCTGCGCCAACGACAATCCCTATGGGCTCTCGGCCGCGGTGTTTACTGGCGACACCGCGCGCGGCTGGCGCGTCGCGGCCCGCATCGAATCCGGCATCTGCCATGTCAACGGCCCGACCGTGCATGACGAGGCCCAGATGCCGTTCGGCGGCGTCAAGAACAGCGGCTATGGCCGCTTCGGCGGGCGCGCCGGCATCGAGGCCTTCACCGAACTGCGCTGGCTGACGCTGCAGACCACGCCGCGCCACTATCCGTTCTAA
- a CDS encoding chromate transporter produces MPPTAFSILLVFLPLSLVTIGGGQSAIADMHRQIVDVNHWLTASQFVDAFAIARLAPGPGSLLATLIGWQIAGFWGALAATVGIFGPTAVLIYAVTSLWSRYQGARILTALETGLRPVAAGMILAASYVLIQALDGGWFARGLALLSTALLMLTPVNPLLLIGAGAGCFVGLHMLALV; encoded by the coding sequence ATGCCGCCGACTGCCTTCAGCATCCTCCTCGTCTTCCTGCCGCTGTCGCTGGTCACGATCGGCGGCGGCCAGAGCGCGATCGCCGACATGCATCGCCAGATCGTCGACGTGAACCACTGGCTGACCGCCTCGCAATTCGTCGACGCCTTCGCCATCGCCCGGCTGGCGCCGGGGCCGGGCTCGCTGCTGGCGACGCTGATCGGCTGGCAGATCGCCGGCTTCTGGGGAGCGCTCGCCGCGACCGTCGGCATCTTCGGGCCGACCGCCGTGCTGATCTATGCGGTGACCAGCCTGTGGTCGCGCTATCAGGGCGCCCGCATCCTCACTGCACTGGAAACCGGCCTGCGGCCGGTCGCGGCCGGGATGATCCTGGCGGCTAGCTATGTCCTGATCCAGGCACTCGACGGCGGCTGGTTCGCGCGCGGTCTCGCCCTGCTCTCGACCGCACTGCTGATGCTGACGCCGGTCAACCCGCTCCTGCTGATCGGAGCCGGGGCCGGCTGCTTCGTCGGCCTGCACATGCTGGCGCTGGTCTAG
- a CDS encoding LysR family transcriptional regulator has translation MANIDSIDLNLLRLFDAVYRTRNVSRAAEELGLSQPATSQALTRLRLLLRDPLFERVAGGVRPTARSERLAHSVQAGLALLEAGLNEGEHFDPATTDAELRLHLSDIGEGRFLPPLMTSFREIAPNLRIVARAWPHEAISEALDNGQLHFALGFLPTVGGTAHAEMLSDRYQVFVRADHPVTRQVVDGALSADDIAKLDFVAVRSHAQTQRMLEMLHLDPRIRLVVSSFMALPPIIRATDLAVLMPRQIGLHLEPIGAFALLEPALPQRDFSVALHWSRRHAQNAMLRWAREVILELFRTGRRSELD, from the coding sequence ATGGCGAATATCGATTCGATCGACCTGAACCTGCTGAGGCTGTTCGACGCGGTTTACCGCACCCGCAATGTCAGCCGCGCCGCCGAGGAACTCGGGCTCTCGCAACCGGCGACCAGCCAGGCCCTGACGCGGCTGCGCCTGCTGCTGCGCGACCCGCTGTTCGAGCGCGTCGCCGGTGGCGTCAGGCCGACTGCGCGCTCGGAGCGCCTGGCGCATTCGGTCCAGGCGGGGCTGGCCCTCCTGGAAGCGGGCCTCAACGAGGGTGAGCACTTCGACCCTGCCACGACGGATGCTGAGCTGCGCCTGCATCTCAGCGATATCGGCGAAGGCCGCTTCCTGCCGCCGCTGATGACCAGTTTTCGCGAGATCGCGCCGAACCTGCGCATCGTCGCACGCGCCTGGCCGCATGAGGCGATCTCGGAGGCGCTCGACAATGGCCAGCTGCATTTCGCGCTCGGCTTCCTGCCGACCGTGGGCGGCACCGCCCATGCGGAGATGCTGAGCGACCGCTATCAGGTCTTCGTCCGCGCCGACCATCCGGTGACGCGCCAGGTCGTCGACGGCGCCTTGAGTGCGGATGATATCGCGAAGCTCGACTTCGTCGCCGTGCGCTCGCATGCCCAGACGCAGCGGATGCTGGAGATGCTGCATCTCGATCCGCGCATCCGGCTGGTCGTCTCCAGCTTCATGGCGCTGCCGCCGATCATCCGCGCCACCGACCTCGCCGTGCTGATGCCGCGTCAGATCGGCCTGCACCTCGAGCCGATCGGCGCCTTCGCGCTGCTCGAACCGGCGCTGCCGCAGCGCGATTTCAGTGTCGCGCTGCACTGGAGCCGGCGCCACGCCCAGAACGCCATGCTGCGCTGGGCGCGGGAGGTCATCCTGGAGCTGTTCCGGACCGGCCGGCGATCGGAACTCGACTGA
- the mdlC gene encoding benzoylformate decarboxylase yields MPADNTSSPARPSVREAVLDLLRQLGIDTVFGNPGSTELPMFREYPEDFRYVLGLQEAVVVGMADGYAQATRNAALVNLHSAAGVGHAMGNIFTAFKNQTPLLITAGQQARSILPFDPFLASVQATELPKPYVKWAIEPARGADLPLALARAYHIAMQPPRGPVFISIPADDWDQPGEFVVPRRVSQALAPAPDAIAAIAERLNASKRPAFVVGAGVARDQAVAAVVALAERHQASVYVPPMCARCGFPERHPQFCGFLPAMREKIVERLAPHDFILVLGAPAFTYHVEGNGPHVPPGAQLAQIVDDPQQAAWAPVGDSVVASLDLGVRALLAASAPQAGREAALSRPVPPVPSPGVPMSAAFALSVIDRERHTDDVVVEEAPSTRSTIQTYLPMSGADSFYTMASGGLGHSMPAAVGIALARQRMKLPGRVIALIGDGSSLYSIQALYSAAQLNLPMTFLILNNRRYAALQDFAPVFGYAPNDKPAGTELPGIHFTQLAGGQGVPGERVERPEDLAPRLRAAFAAPGPNLIDIVIA; encoded by the coding sequence ATGCCAGCCGACAACACATCCTCTCCTGCCCGCCCGAGCGTCCGCGAGGCCGTGCTCGACCTGTTGCGCCAGCTTGGGATCGACACGGTGTTCGGCAATCCCGGCTCGACCGAATTGCCGATGTTCCGGGAGTACCCGGAAGACTTCCGCTATGTGCTCGGCCTGCAGGAAGCGGTCGTGGTGGGAATGGCCGACGGCTATGCCCAGGCGACGCGCAACGCGGCGCTGGTCAACCTGCACTCGGCCGCCGGTGTCGGCCACGCCATGGGCAACATCTTCACGGCGTTCAAGAACCAGACGCCGCTCCTGATCACCGCCGGCCAGCAGGCCCGCTCGATCCTGCCTTTCGACCCCTTCCTCGCCTCGGTGCAGGCGACGGAGCTGCCGAAGCCTTACGTCAAATGGGCGATCGAGCCGGCGCGCGGCGCTGATCTGCCGCTGGCCCTGGCGCGGGCCTACCATATCGCGATGCAGCCGCCGCGCGGCCCGGTCTTCATCTCGATCCCGGCCGATGACTGGGACCAGCCCGGCGAATTCGTGGTGCCGCGCCGCGTCAGCCAGGCGCTTGCGCCGGCGCCGGACGCGATCGCCGCGATCGCCGAACGCCTCAACGCCAGCAAGCGGCCGGCCTTCGTCGTCGGCGCCGGCGTCGCGCGCGATCAGGCCGTCGCCGCTGTCGTCGCGCTGGCCGAGCGCCATCAGGCCTCGGTCTATGTCCCGCCGATGTGCGCACGCTGCGGCTTCCCCGAGCGCCACCCCCAGTTCTGCGGCTTCCTCCCGGCGATGCGCGAGAAGATCGTCGAGCGCCTGGCGCCGCACGACTTCATCCTGGTGCTGGGTGCACCGGCCTTCACCTATCACGTCGAGGGCAACGGCCCGCATGTCCCTCCGGGCGCGCAGCTCGCCCAGATCGTCGACGATCCGCAGCAGGCGGCCTGGGCGCCTGTCGGCGACAGCGTCGTCGCCAGCCTCGATCTCGGCGTGCGGGCGCTGCTCGCTGCGAGCGCGCCCCAGGCCGGACGCGAGGCGGCATTGTCTCGCCCCGTCCCGCCGGTGCCGTCGCCTGGCGTGCCGATGTCGGCCGCCTTTGCGCTCTCGGTGATCGACCGCGAGCGTCATACCGACGACGTCGTGGTCGAGGAGGCGCCGAGCACGCGCTCGACCATCCAGACCTATCTGCCGATGAGCGGCGCAGACAGCTTCTACACCATGGCGAGCGGCGGCCTCGGCCACAGCATGCCGGCCGCGGTTGGCATCGCGCTGGCACGCCAGCGGATGAAGCTGCCGGGCCGGGTGATCGCGCTGATCGGCGACGGCTCCAGCCTCTATTCGATCCAGGCGCTCTACAGCGCGGCGCAGCTCAACCTGCCGATGACCTTCCTGATCCTCAATAACCGCCGCTATGCGGCGCTGCAGGATTTCGCGCCGGTCTTCGGCTACGCGCCGAACGACAAGCCGGCCGGGACCGAACTGCCCGGTATCCACTTCACGCAACTGGCGGGTGGGCAGGGCGTGCCGGGCGAGCGCGTCGAGCGGCCCGAGGATCTTGCCCCGCGCCTGCGCGCCGCCTTCGCCGCGCCTGGCCCGAACCTGATTGACATCGTGATCGCCTGA